From Terriglobales bacterium, a single genomic window includes:
- a CDS encoding AsmA family protein translates to MRKLGIVIAILIALLVLVIVVVPLVLDINRYHGMVQTQLEKALGRPVSFAQMHLSLMPPTVRMDNVVIGEAPQFGHGPFASMDAIDASVKLLPLLHKDVQINSLDLKNPKVELIRSAQGVWNFSTLGPQQAPKQHPDQSQGFVLSNLKISNGQVTLVDDQKHFHGVYNNIDVTLHDYAPGKPFDFSAALHLPGPGKETMALSGKTGPINQADMLKTPFDGKLELKEVSLGGIQKALAVPSLNGMEGSASGNIALKNENGTLSSQGTLDLKDGVVRNVKIGYPISMDYKFTDQLANDNIHIDQAKLMLGNTPVSISGNINGGATPANVDVHVTAQNAAIGEVARLASAFGVAFNPTMTVNGNITADVRAQGPLSQPALNGNLSGKDIKVSGGDLKQPVEISGIQLTLTPRDIRSNPFTAKSGGTQVSVQFGLTNYTSPSPLVDAMVKTGNASIPELLAIARAYGVSSVDGMDGTGTISLDLHATGPMKDSNSMTFSGSGKISNATLKTPQITQPVAIRNADLQFSQNAATLSNLNAGLAGSNFNGNLTARNFNAPQLQFTLNADQVDVVKLQQVMSSAPPPPRKRTSLDLVPHAEAQARPAPAAGPTLVDKISGGGNVTIGNLVYDQLQLQQVHSNVVFDHGIVRLAPITAGLYGGQQIGSIAVDMRPTPMAVTVSTKLNQVDANKLLSSVSSIKQTLYGLLAANANANFRAASSADMARTLNGTIGIDLTKGKLAHIDLLNQLANVGKFVGNGLKSPSSTGSEAFTDIVQLTGNFNVVNGLAQTNNLKALIPGGSLGAEGAVNLATEELNMHVTAVLTKALSQQVGGSQVGGFMQTALANQQGELVIPILLTGTFSSPRVAPDVQKIAQMKLQNLLPTAANPGALGSALGGILGGGKGGTQQQQQGGIGGILGAIAGQQQQPRQQQGQQPKQPVATPQQPPQQQNPLGDVLNQVFGQKKQQQQQQPPKQ, encoded by the coding sequence ATGCGCAAGCTTGGTATTGTGATCGCAATTCTCATCGCGTTGCTGGTGCTGGTCATCGTGGTGGTACCGCTGGTGCTCGACATCAACCGCTACCACGGCATGGTGCAGACGCAACTCGAGAAAGCTCTCGGACGCCCGGTGAGCTTTGCGCAGATGCATCTTTCGCTCATGCCTCCCACCGTACGCATGGATAACGTGGTGATCGGCGAGGCGCCGCAGTTCGGGCATGGCCCGTTCGCCAGCATGGATGCCATCGACGCATCGGTAAAACTGCTCCCCCTGCTGCACAAAGACGTTCAAATCAACTCTCTCGACCTGAAGAATCCCAAGGTTGAGCTCATCCGCAGCGCGCAGGGGGTGTGGAACTTTTCCACGCTTGGACCGCAACAGGCGCCGAAGCAGCACCCCGACCAAAGCCAGGGCTTTGTGCTCTCGAATCTGAAAATTTCCAACGGCCAAGTCACGCTCGTTGACGACCAGAAGCACTTCCACGGCGTGTACAACAACATCGACGTAACGCTCCACGACTACGCGCCCGGCAAGCCGTTCGACTTCTCCGCCGCATTGCATTTGCCCGGTCCCGGCAAGGAAACGATGGCGCTCAGCGGCAAGACGGGCCCGATCAACCAGGCCGACATGCTCAAGACACCCTTTGACGGCAAGCTGGAGTTGAAAGAAGTGTCGTTAGGGGGAATCCAGAAGGCGCTGGCGGTGCCCTCGCTCAACGGCATGGAAGGCAGCGCTTCGGGAAACATCGCCCTCAAGAACGAGAACGGTACGCTGAGCTCGCAGGGCACCCTTGATCTGAAGGACGGGGTCGTCCGCAATGTGAAAATCGGCTATCCCATCTCGATGGACTACAAGTTCACGGACCAGCTTGCCAACGACAACATTCACATCGATCAGGCGAAGCTGATGCTCGGCAACACGCCGGTGTCGATCTCCGGGAACATCAACGGCGGCGCCACGCCCGCCAACGTTGATGTGCATGTCACGGCGCAGAATGCTGCGATCGGCGAAGTGGCCCGGCTGGCGTCAGCGTTTGGGGTGGCGTTCAATCCCACGATGACGGTGAACGGCAATATCACCGCCGACGTGCGCGCGCAAGGACCGCTGAGCCAGCCCGCGCTCAACGGCAACCTGTCCGGCAAGGACATCAAGGTGAGCGGCGGGGACCTGAAGCAGCCGGTAGAGATCAGCGGCATCCAGTTGACGCTCACGCCGCGCGACATCCGCTCCAATCCTTTCACCGCCAAGAGTGGCGGAACGCAAGTCAGCGTGCAATTCGGGCTGACGAACTACACCAGCCCATCGCCGCTGGTGGATGCGATGGTAAAAACCGGCAATGCCAGCATTCCGGAGCTGCTGGCGATCGCGCGCGCGTACGGTGTTTCGTCGGTGGATGGCATGGACGGGACCGGCACCATCTCGCTCGACCTGCATGCCACCGGCCCGATGAAGGACAGCAATTCGATGACATTCAGCGGCAGCGGGAAAATTTCGAACGCGACGCTGAAGACGCCACAGATTACACAGCCGGTTGCAATCCGCAACGCCGACCTGCAGTTCAGCCAGAACGCCGCCACGCTGAGCAACCTGAACGCCGGTCTGGCGGGAAGCAATTTCAACGGCAACCTGACAGCGCGGAATTTCAATGCGCCGCAGTTACAGTTCACGCTCAATGCCGACCAAGTGGATGTGGTCAAGTTACAGCAGGTGATGAGCAGCGCGCCGCCGCCACCGCGGAAGCGAACGTCGCTCGACCTGGTTCCCCATGCCGAAGCTCAGGCCCGCCCCGCGCCCGCCGCAGGTCCCACCCTGGTGGATAAAATCTCCGGCGGGGGAAACGTTACGATCGGCAACCTGGTCTACGATCAGCTGCAGCTCCAGCAAGTCCACTCCAACGTTGTGTTCGATCACGGCATCGTGCGGCTGGCGCCGATTACCGCCGGGCTGTATGGCGGCCAGCAGATCGGCAGCATCGCCGTGGACATGCGTCCGACGCCGATGGCCGTAACCGTCTCCACCAAGCTCAACCAGGTGGACGCCAACAAGCTGCTTTCGTCAGTGAGCTCCATAAAACAGACCCTCTACGGTTTGCTGGCAGCGAACGCGAATGCGAACTTCCGGGCGGCATCTTCCGCCGACATGGCGCGGACGCTCAACGGCACCATTGGTATCGACCTGACGAAGGGAAAGCTGGCCCACATTGATCTGCTGAACCAGCTGGCGAATGTCGGAAAATTCGTGGGCAACGGGCTGAAATCGCCGTCGTCAACCGGCAGCGAGGCCTTTACCGACATCGTGCAGCTCACGGGAAATTTCAACGTGGTCAACGGCCTGGCCCAGACCAACAATTTGAAAGCCCTGATCCCAGGCGGCAGCCTTGGCGCCGAGGGTGCGGTGAACCTGGCGACCGAGGAGTTGAACATGCACGTCACCGCCGTGCTTACCAAGGCGCTGAGCCAGCAAGTGGGCGGTTCGCAGGTCGGGGGATTCATGCAGACGGCGCTCGCTAACCAGCAGGGTGAACTGGTGATTCCTATCTTGCTGACGGGAACATTCAGCAGCCCGCGGGTCGCGCCCGACGTGCAGAAAATCGCGCAGATGAAGTTGCAGAACCTGTTGCCGACCGCAGCCAATCCGGGTGCACTGGGCAGCGCGCTCGGCGGCATCCTTGGCGGCGGGAAGGGCGGCACACAACAGCAGCAGCA
- a CDS encoding lmo0937 family membrane protein, which produces MIFLILFVVLILAWIFSWAIFHIAGGLLHILLIVAVISLILHFVRGGRTTAA; this is translated from the coding sequence ATGATTTTCCTGATACTCTTCGTGGTGCTGATACTCGCCTGGATCTTCAGTTGGGCGATCTTTCACATCGCCGGGGGATTGCTGCATATCCTGCTGATCGTGGCGGTTATCTCACTGATTCTGCACTTCGTCCGCGGCGGTAGAACAACAGCGGCGTAG
- a CDS encoding tetratricopeptide repeat protein encodes MRSSTRHQLKQDQFTATAKETYSWAVEHRSKLVYGAGAIAVALLIVLGGWVYIQQQDDAAGVALGHALQVYRAPITSALEAPAPEMTSFKSAQDRAKAARSEFAQVVQKYPHTHSADIARYFMGLADQVAGNMAAAEQELKQVADKGHSDIPALSKFALASVYRAEGKDPEAVTLYRDLIDHPANTVSKAQAQLALASVYEGKQPQDARNLYQQVQKENPDSPAAQIAATRLAELK; translated from the coding sequence GTGCGCAGTTCAACAAGACATCAGCTCAAACAGGATCAATTCACCGCCACCGCCAAAGAGACCTACTCGTGGGCGGTGGAGCACCGCAGCAAACTGGTTTACGGCGCGGGGGCGATCGCCGTGGCCCTGCTGATCGTTCTCGGCGGCTGGGTGTACATCCAGCAGCAGGACGATGCCGCGGGCGTGGCGCTGGGCCATGCGCTGCAGGTTTATCGCGCTCCCATCACCTCTGCCCTCGAAGCGCCCGCGCCGGAGATGACTTCCTTCAAGTCAGCCCAGGACCGGGCGAAGGCTGCTCGTTCCGAGTTCGCGCAGGTGGTGCAGAAGTATCCGCACACGCATTCGGCGGACATCGCGCGCTATTTCATGGGTCTTGCCGACCAGGTTGCGGGTAACATGGCGGCTGCGGAACAGGAACTCAAGCAGGTGGCGGACAAAGGCCACTCCGACATTCCGGCGCTGTCGAAGTTCGCGCTCGCCTCCGTCTATCGCGCGGAGGGAAAGGACCCGGAGGCGGTGACGCTCTACAGGGATCTGATCGACCATCCTGCCAATACCGTCTCCAAGGCGCAGGCTCAACTGGCTCTGGCTTCCGTGTACGAAGGCAAGCAACCTCAGGACGCGCGCAACCTGTACCAGCAGGTGCAGAAGGAAAACCCCGATAGCCCAGCCGCGCAAATCGCCGCCACCCGCCTCGCGGAATTGAAATAG